One genomic window of Arthrobacter caoxuetaonis includes the following:
- a CDS encoding TetR/AcrR family transcriptional regulator C-terminal domain-containing protein, with the protein MPAPPRIPSSPGNKKPRLNRDLVLSTALKLVDSIGLDSLSMRRLGQELNCDPMALYRYAANRAELLDGVTELVLNELAIDPDASDWQRQLRATAHDVRQLALRHPNAVPLLVTRPLSTPLGLRPLGMLRPLELIVALLIRAGFAPADALHAYRTYYGFLYGHILNELQELVVNPEEEDPVLRLGLYRLPSKDFPHLRSLAPVLAEYDGAAELDEGLDILLTGLAQKLGGGPGPQLAGPTSR; encoded by the coding sequence ATGCCAGCTCCGCCGCGGATCCCGTCCAGTCCAGGGAACAAAAAGCCCCGGCTGAACCGCGATTTGGTGCTCAGCACCGCCCTGAAGCTGGTGGACTCGATCGGACTGGACTCTCTGAGCATGCGCCGGCTGGGCCAGGAGCTGAACTGCGACCCGATGGCTCTCTACCGCTACGCCGCCAACCGGGCAGAGCTGCTCGACGGAGTCACCGAACTGGTCCTGAACGAACTGGCCATCGACCCGGACGCCTCGGACTGGCAGCGTCAGCTGCGAGCCACCGCCCATGATGTACGGCAGCTGGCGCTCCGCCACCCCAATGCCGTGCCGCTTCTGGTCACCCGGCCGCTCTCCACCCCGCTGGGGCTGCGGCCGCTGGGAATGCTGCGGCCGCTGGAGCTGATCGTGGCGCTGCTGATCCGGGCCGGCTTTGCACCGGCGGATGCACTGCACGCCTACCGGACCTATTACGGATTCCTCTACGGCCACATTCTCAACGAACTCCAGGAACTCGTTGTGAACCCGGAGGAAGAGGACCCGGTACTGCGCCTTGGCCTCTACCGGCTCCCGTCGAAGGATTTCCCCCACCTCCGGTCCCTGGCGCCGGTCCTGGCAGAGTACGACGGCGCTGCCGAGCTTGATGAAGGGCTGGATATCCTGCTCACGGGGCTGGCCCAGAAACTCGGCGGCGGGCCCGGCCCGCAGCTCGCAGGCCCTACTTCCCGCTGA